One genomic region from Labeo rohita strain BAU-BD-2019 chromosome 7, IGBB_LRoh.1.0, whole genome shotgun sequence encodes:
- the LOC127168255 gene encoding stereocilin isoform X1 translates to MELRMAKLGIVVILLILEQVSANAGASKKDDQKEAILKELVEIWRKGGGWNPHRVQPPAERQKNQQIDSIVRSIMGGIKSLGVLSRKNKSLPSLSKAFDRNRLSGFLYNISMYLQEMSAELDDHEQPFGDDQFWENLLYSLLQTGRETSLGLWDGKIPPRPTFRLQDLFLSLRGSPHWNGLLGLVQSILTLTERQPQKPILTFISQNWKTISALLETVLQALVSGTYGQAVAGLQGFICVLKGRNDCAFNLSWLEQLISFMETRNWKPVVSLHPVSVESNQRDAALSTGRFKPFLVPPEVLREEQLLLNQSGTDSESLASMQALLLQALSRSSAGERAVQFAERNPGLLKGLDNLRHGFLHNVGRSVYGNLRRKVSYMTKALLDDVSSMVGEPQYSHHGRCSVGDLRQLILWGIRHNLTWNAQAMGFRSDGLPSRPSLMTCPSTEEETRTLKPLNSSRRPKLHQSQPKEQRAHEQSDSDPSPSAEILEAACNASIPGLTGVSNFTVFLYCNLFDGESGSQDPEVNHLGVDLHAACSDAAWYLSAAEEDFLWVHVCSEFFAHEFNRTVCANSTFWLQHAHQVEATRDYQYLNQSSIDDLCLQLSNDVSVGSPPDATEDCLTLLSSKTLTAQDFRRCFLPNNTALIASLCGNESSQIPQDGSWAAEYCSKVIPNQSHSSPKDNCDYLNWKVEYFMNTTALEICSSKAGLKDHICKNATLYLTLVREQPSLLDYCLNSEDKQGAKCVLQKLFDMLPAPYDFDTSQLCVNPLPILQDAIHKLTLCEGAVDERTGWLATVSYVLRVLDFVVGLSAGLDEGEREVRQSLGQAILLSSLQDNASFWATLRPDASISVLHTVAVFLKREQNHTLKEDLLSCFSQPVLWDLIQREGNSSALRFLMQEYLQMPRESIRSVVMSAEKDAVKRFLSHVHQSWDQLQVETIQVSPKEQEAMETMTAAFIHKFPRVTPELFIDLSQFIPYMSVSDIMTFPASLMVNESVLMAISDHSSEMKSPQKQAFVKRLLQSSVAGDVPSWPPYFLSSILPLLPHLPVSHFQQLTSQQLTPLMEMLGNSSLDATRGRHVLRTVFGRAKNLTSDNIMRLGVLICYLNSDDLQQLLSSSKLSPVLWQQLAQCVSEGHVSGSGRLSHWLGMALKSLNASNLPASEMASLQGMLPQMGASFLEPLSSDELLDLVTLPGMPTFPPAQAFQILNKIAEETNFSANTLCRLKPLFTGLGPSFLRKLVVLESTPDCQCWSLMLADLQPAYQVMVHFALQQALERTSTNITQQLQCLLPFVSLKKLMSDLDGETVLHHISVYKHMPWSHQQAQMLFKMIQRTINITGESILDLGRIAGGMSCEWLKLWVNESGFSELLQFITKLPGGLRPGLRKCIVVELQKRPDIDLNDLEPSFAARLPLTMMEHLSNASLISVLDHVRQDFIDFLQLPRHKQTALAEKAIDVLGISENGLTGASMDMLGPFLPFLDRDVLAHVDQEALKLRLEELKQYCLPSDTFRQIAALLTERSMLGDPKTWTVGDVEHVGRLLFTLSPQQIRSLPLGDLGKDTVEQILMSQWLWKNSEVGKACMDLKGLREKMNGLTHRIVKGRWWMRRGPVPSCADIKGTFPSAWRSYQLNRMKKRELKTCVEFIGQDDALDAEQREALWMELRPVYKPVKQLKPEQVLELGCIVTEMGERELQAINFSNLAVVAHLGDLDGWSAKKQMRAVVLGVMKRLKQKPEELGVVELVSFGHLLCGFSSSEISRLDPFNLSVAALFLGEMVLPCSEQQTEVLTSRLSNPLGFGPVSSWGSEVFTEIGTLAAGLEDMVLSALIKEQVEGLTPAAITLIPPRKFAVVFSATQLSWLNTEQACAVTEEQWAELDSEQRQALGMAQYEGELMLEHRGRNQAPLLQFAGSFRKCLLLFVCTLWILL, encoded by the exons ATGGAACTAAGGATGGCCAAGTTGGGAATTGTTGTGATTTTGCTTATACTGGAACAAGTATCAGCCAATGCTGGAG CGAGCAAAAAAGACGACCAGAAGGAAGCGATTTTGAAAGAGCTTGTTGAGATATGGAGGAAAGGTGGAGGATGGAACCCACATAGAGTTCAACCACcagcagaaagacagaaaaatcaACAAATTGATTCCATAGTGAGGAGCATTATGGGAGGCATTAAATCTTTAGGTGTCCTGTCAAGGAAAAACAAGAGTCTCCCATCTTTAAGCAAAGCCTTTGATCGAAACAGGCTCTCAGGATTCCTGTATAACATCTCCATGTACCTGCAAGAGATGAGCGCTGAGTTAGATGATCATGAGCAACCTTTTGGCGATGACCAATTTTGGGAAAACCTGCTCTATTCTCTTCTTCAAACCGGAAGGGAAACGTCGCTCGGATTATGGGATGGGAAAATTCCTCCACGACCCACTTTCAGGCTTCAGGATCTGTTTCTGTCGCTCCGGGGCAGCCCGCATTGGAATGGACTTTTGGGGTTGGTGCAGAGCATTTTAACCCTCACTGAACGGCAGCCCCAAAAACCCATCTTGACTTTCATCTCCCAGAATTGGAAGACCATCAGCGCTTTGCTCGAAACTGTTCTTCAAGCTCTAGTCAGTGGGACGTACGGCCAAGCCGTCGCAGGTCTCCAGGGTTTCATCTGCGTCCTGAAAGGACGAAATGACTGTGCCTTCAACCTGAGCTGGCTTGAGCAGCTCATCAGTTTCATGGAGACCAGGAACTGGAAACCCGTGGTCAGTCTGCACCCTGTGAGTGTGGAAAGCAATCAAAGAGATGCCGCGCTCTCTACGGGACGTTTTAAACCCTTCCTTGTGCCACCTGAGGTGCTTCGTGAGGAGCAGCTATTGTTGAACCAGTCGGGCACTGATTCGGAGAGCCTGGCTTCTATGCAGGCTCTGCTTCTTCAGGCTTTGTCAAGGTCAAGTGCAGGAGAAAGGGCAGTACAGTTCGCAGAGCGTAATCCTGGCCTCCTGAAGGGGTTGGATAACCTCAGACATGGGTTTCTGCACAATGTCGGTCGCAGTGTGTATGGTaatctgagaagaaaagtgTCGTATATGACCAAGGCACTGCTGGATGATGTCAGCAGCATGGTGGGCGAACCACAGTACAGTCACCATGGAAGATGTTCTGTAG GTGACCTCAGGCAGTTAATATTGTG GGGAATTAGACATAACTTGACATGGAATGCTCAAGCGATGGGTTTCAGGTCAGATGGGTTACCCAGCAGGCCGTCTTTGATGACTTGCCCCTCTACAGAGGAGGAAACAAGGACTTTAAAACCTCTGAACTCATCTAGAAGACCTAAACTTCACCAGTCCCAGCCAAAAGAGCAGAGAGCCCATGAGCAGAGCGATTCAGACCCCTCACCCTCAGCAGAGATTCTGGAAGCTGCCTGTAATGCCTCTATCCCTGGTCTCACTGGTGTCTCGAATTTTACTGTCTTTCTCTATTGTAATCTTTTCGATGGAGAGAGTGGCTCACAGGACCCTGAAGTCAACCATCTTGGTGTAGACCTGCACGCAGCTTGCTCCGACGCTGCTTGGTACCTCTCAGCAGCGGAGGAAGATTTTCTTTGGGTTCACGTTTGCAGCGAATTCTTCGCTCACGAGTTTAACAGAACAGTGTGTGCCAACTCTACATTCTGGCTGCAACATGCACATCAG GTAGAAGCTACAAGGGATTACCAGTACCTCAACCAATCAAGTATTGATGACCTCTGTCTTCAACTCTCCAATGATGTTTCAGTGGGTTCTCCTCCAGACGCTACTGAGGATTGTTTAACGCTACTAAGCAGCAAAACTCTAACCGCCCAAGATTTTAGAAGATGTTTTCTTCCCAATAACACAGCCCTTATTGCCTCTTTGTGTGGAAATGAGTCATCTCAAATACCTCAAGATGGGAGCTGGGCAGCAGAGTACTGCTCCAAGGTCATTCCTAATCAATCTCACAGTTCCCCCAAAGACAACTGTGATTACTTGAACTGGAAGGTAGAATATTTTATGAACACCACCGCCCTTGAGATCTGCAGCAGTAAAGCCGGTTTGAAGGACCACATTTGCAAAAACGCCACACTGTATCTTACATTGGTTCGTGAGCAGCCTTCGCTCTTAGACTACTGTTTGAATTCTGAAGACAAGCAGGGCGCCAAGTGTGTCCTCCAGAAGCTGTTTGACATGCTGCCAGCGCCCTATGACTTCGACACCTCTCAGCTTTGTGTGAACCCCTTGCCTATTCTGCAAGATGCCATTCATAAGCTCACTCTGTGTGAAGGAGCAGTGGATGAACGCACGGGTTGGTTAGCTACGGTGAGCTATGTGCTTAGAGTGTTGGATTTTGTGGTGGGGCTCTCAGCGGGTTTGGATGAAGGGGAACGAGAGGTGCGTCAGAGCCTGGGTCAGGCCATTCTGCTGTCCAGCCTCCAGGACAACGCTTCCTTCTGGGCTACGCTAAGACCTGATGCATCAATAAGTGTACTTCACACTGTTGCCGTCTTCCTGAAGAGAGAGCAAAACCACACCTTAAAAGAAGATCTTTTGAGCTGTTTCAGT CAGCCTGTCCTGTGGGATCTCATTCAGAGGGAAGGCAACTCTTCtgctttaagatttttaatgcag GAGTACCTACAGATGCCTAGAGAGAGTATTCGCAGTGTAGTAATGTCGGCAGAAAAAGATGCTGTGAAAAGATTCCTTTCCCATGTTCATCAGAGTTGGGATCAACTTCAAGTGGAAACTAtacag GTTTCTCCAAAAGAACAAGAGGCCATGGAAACCATGACAGCTGCTTTCATTCACAAGTTTCCTCGTGTCACACCAGAGCTTTTCATCGACCTCTCCCAGTTTATACCGTACATGTCAGTCTCAGATATTATGACCTTCCCTGCCTCTCTCATGGTCAATGAAAGTGT ACTAATGGCCATTAGTGATCACAGCTCTGAGATGAAGTCTCCACAAAAACAAGCCTTTGTAAAACGCCTGTTGCAGTCCAGCGTAGCTGGAGATGTGCCTTCGTGGCCTCCTTACTTCCTCAGCTCCATTCTGCCTCTCCTTCCGCATCTCCCAGTCAGTCACTTTCAGCAGCTCACATCTCAACAA CTCACGCCCTTAATGGAGATGTTGGGGAACAGCAGTCTAGATGCCACAAGGGGGCGCCATGTGCTTCGTACTGTCTTCGGAAGGGCGAAGAACCTGACAAGTGACAACATAATGAG GTTAGGAGTTCTCATATGTTACCTGAACTCTGACGACTTACAACAGTTGTTGTCTTCATCGAAACTCTCACCTGTCCTGTGGCAGCAGTTGGCACAATGTGTATCAGAGGGACACGTCAGTGGAAGTGGCAGA CTGTCGCACTGGCTTGGCATGGcccttaaatctttaaatgCCAGTAACTTACCTGCTTCAGAAATGGCCTCCTTACAAGGTATGCTGCCACAAATGGGCGCTTCGTTTTTGGAGCCGCTGTCCTCAGATGAGTTGTTGGATCTGGTAACTCTGCCGGGTATGCCAACTTTCCCACCTGCACAG gCATTCCAGATACTGAACAAAATAGCAGAAGAAACAAAT TTCAGTGCCAACACGCTATGCAGACTGAAGCCGTTGTTTACTGGTCTGGGGCCTTCTTTCTTGAGAAAACTGGTTGTTCTTGAGTCTACACCTGATTGTCAGTGTTGGAGTTTAATGCTGGCTGACCTGCAACCTGCTTATCAAGTGATGGTTCATTTTGCACTCCAACAG GCTCTGGAACGCACGTCTACAAATATAACACAGCAGTTGCAATGTCTTCTACCATTTGTGTCCTTGAAGAAATTAATGTCAGATCTAGACGGAGAAACGGTCCTTCATCACATATCAGTGTATAAGCACATGCCTTGGTCTCACCAGCAG GCTCAAATGCTGTTCAAAATGATTCAGCGGACCATAAACATCACAGGAGAGTCAATACT AGATTTAGGTCGTATTGCTGGTGGCATGAGCTGTGAATGGCTGAAGCTTTGGGTAAATGAGTCAGGCTTTTCTGAATTGTTGCAATTCATCACTAAGTTGCCTGGAGGACTTAGACCTGGTTTG AGGAAATGCATTGTGGTGGAGCTACAGAAAAGGCCTGATATTGATCTAAATGACTTGGAACCCTCATTTGCTGCAAGATTACC GCTGACCATGATGGAGCACCTGTCTAACGCCTCACTCATAAGTGTACTGGACCATGTTCGACAAGACTTTATTGACTTTCTTCAGCTACCACGACACAAGCAAACAGCCCTAGCAGAGAAAGCTATCGATGTACTT GGCATCTCTGAAAATGGCCTCACCGGGGCCTCCATGGACATGCTCGGTCCTTTTCTGCCTTTCCTGGACAGGGATGTGTTAGCTCACGTGGACCAAGAGGCTCTGAAACTGCGACTGGAGGAACTGAAACAATACTGCCTGCCCTCTGACACTTTCAGACAAATAGCAGCTTTGCTCACAGAGAGAAGCATGCTGGG AGATCCGAAAACATGGACGGTTGGTGATGTCGAGCATGTGGGTAGACTTTTGTTCACCCTTTCACCTCAGCAGATAAGATCCCTACCACTA GGCGATTTAGGCAAAGACACAGTTGAGCAGATCCTTATGAGCCAGTGGCTTTGGAAAAACAGCGAAGTGGGAAAGGCTTGTATGGACCTGAAAGGACTACGAGAAAAGATGAACGGTCTCACCCACAGGATCGTTAAAGGTCGATGGTGGATGAGAAGGG GGCCCGTTCCAAGCTGTGCAGACATTAAAGGGACGTTTCCATCGGCCTGGAGGTCCTATCagctgaacagaatgaagaagaGGGAGCTGAAGACGTGCGTTGAGTTCATCGGTCAAGACGATGCACTTGACGCCGAGCAACGTGAAGCACTTTGGATGGAACTCAGACCA GTGTATAAACCAGTGAAGCAGCTTAAACCAGAACAGGTGTTGGAACTGGGTTGTATAGTGACCGAAATGGGAGAAAGAGAGCTACAGGCTATCAACTTCTCCAATCTGGCTGTGGTGGCCCATCTTGGGGACCTCGATGGGTGGAGTGCAAAGAAA cagATGAGAGCAGTTGTCCTTGGTGTAATGAAGCGACTTAAACAAAAGCCTGAAGAACTTGGTGTGGTGGAGCTTGTTTCCTTTGGACATCTGCTTTGTGGCTTCAGCTCCTCTGAAATTTCCCGTTTAGACCCGTTCAACTTGAG CGTGGCCGCTTTGTTTCTGGGGGAGATGGTACTGCCATGTTCTGAGCAGCAGACCGAGGTGCTGACGTCACGCCTATCCAATCCTCTGGGCTTTGGTCCAGTCAGCAGCTGGGGCTCTGAGGTCTTCACTGAGATTGGGACTTTGGCAG CTGGGCTGGAGGATATGGTATTGTCTGCACTAATAAAAGAGCAAGTGGAAGGACTTACACCAGCAGCAATAACCCTGATACCTCCGAGAAAATTCGCT GTGGTATTCAGTGCCACGCAGCTGTCTTGGCTGAACACTGAACAAGCGTGTGCCGTGACAGAGGAGCAGTGGGCGGAATTAGACAGTGAACAAAGACAAGCACTTGGCATGGCCCAATATGAAGGCGAACTCATGCTTGAGCACAGAG GCAGGAACCAGGCTCCATTGTTACAGTTTGCCGGCAGcttcagaaaatgtttattacTTTTTGTCTGTACATTGTGGATACTATTATAA